The window ACTTGGCAGCCTTGTAATACTAAGATGCTTAAATAATGTTATGTTGATCGTGTTGCTGTTTACAATTTAGACTTTAACTGTGTTTCAACTATATGAAGCGTGTGCCACCTCTATCAACATATCATCAGGACACatttatggaagaaaaatacTACTTGTCCGACGAATGAGTAccgataattatttttttaacttaataattaatgaagtattttgtgaatttttttttttaatgtgtaaacgtataaaaaaataataaatataaaaaatcaaataacttATCGAGACCCATCCTCGGCACCACTCTTTATGGATCATGTCAATTGTTTTCGAAAAAGGAACAATAAAGACTGAGCACAATCCAGAAccacaataaaattaattattttttaatataaattttatattttattcttttttttaaataattacccAACGTTTATAtactttatgattatatataaaattatttcaaactaCTTTGTAAAAATAAGAGCAGTTGaaaagtgagatgaaatgaaaattttataaataataataaaataatttataaataataatgaaataatatgagttaaatattttttaaattttagaaaaaaattaaaaattaaataaaaaatattataaatttaaaatatttttataatatatttttaaaatattatttttatctaaaattttgaaattttattttatttaaaatttttaaagttgtaatattaatttaaaaaaattataatgattaatttaaaaattttatatttgagaagaATATAAACTGAGAAgataattttaagataaaatcttTCTCCAAACAAGTCAAATCTCATTCAAGGTTTGGTTCTAGTTTtcgtaaatattatttgttgtaaTTTGCACACATTCATCCTCGCCACATCTAGGCCGCCTAGCAGGGGCGGGGAGGCCCCAACCACGCCCAGCCCCCAcctccatttttttatatatatattatatacatatatataaacataaatatatatttatattttacaaattatgtatatataaatatatattacaatttattagacttgtttacaaaatatttattgacaaatttaaaaactacataatttaaaaattaatatactacaatttacacaaaatatacacttacaaatttaaaaattacataatttttaaattataatcatatttacaaaatttataatttagatctaaaaatatatttttaattacatttacacttataaataatttttaaatcaaataaaagtaaatttttttttaaaaaagtgaaaagaggcGGGACGGATTGGAAATCCCCCCGCACCCCGGGGGCGGGGGTGAAAGCCCCACCCCCCATCCCATACAGGGCGGGGTGtggggaaggggtgcccccgccTCGTAGGGGCGGGTGCTCAATCCGCCCCGCACCCCGAGGgcgggggtgaaaaccccaccccatGCAGGACGGGTtgcggggaaggggtgcccccgccccgtaggggcgggtagcaccctaCCCAGCACCTTTTTAGTACACTGCCAACGCTGGCTTTAAAAGATGGAGATATAAAACTACTATCAAATCATCTCTATCCAGCATGGAggaaataataatgataatgaagATTTGGACCCGTCACAACCAAACCATTGACGAGGAAGATGATGACGACGGTGATGGGTTTTTGAGTGTGCCGAGGGACAAAACCAAAGACTTGGAAACCAAGCATCAAAATTCTCAACCGACCAGCCAAAAAGCAAAGCCATGGAAGTCCTACCACATGCCCCACACATCACTATCCAAATTCATTAATTCTGCAGACGACCATTTACTTTCTCAGCCCCATTCCGAAAAAGACCCACCAACCCATGAGCCATGGGCATCAAACAAGGGTGTACAGGTTGCCCCCACAGTCCACTTCTCTTTTACTTTATGGGTACGAAAGTTCATCCGGTCCCTTGTTCGCTGATCTTCTCCAGAAAGATTGAAACAATCCAAACATACATATATTCATTCACCTAATCCCCCCCCATACGCTGGTAGGAACCCATTTTTAGGGAGATAATTCAACTAGGAGGCCCGACGGCCGGATTCCCCCCCATAATAATCTCTACAAACTCAAAATAATGGAGGGAGACACAAACaaggattaaaaatatatctgcacaGCCATTACAgggaacaaaataataataataataattatcacATAACAACTTTAGTTCAGTTCTTCATCATCGAATAAACATATCGCCTCCCTCTTTTCTGCGACACTACCTAACCACCAACAAAAAGGAAACAAAGCTAATGTTTCCGTCGCAATTTGGCATGCTTCCTTTAAAGAGATATATTAAAGatgaatagataaaaaataaataaagaaaaatataaagttcTGCAAAAACACTAACCCTAGAAACAGATATACTTTAGAGAGATACCTAACCAGGACTTGGGTTTCTTTAATATTAGCCCAAAGTTAGGCTTCCTTCTCTCCAGACTTCTGCTTTTAAACAACAAATaggtaaaaaaattgaatcatgTCCCTTAACCTTTATCCAGCCATTCTTTGCTCTTAGGCCTTAACCACCAATTTCCAACTTCACTAATGTCAACTTCTCCAGTTGACCTTCACCATCAAAAAGTAgcccacaaaaaaattttatgtaccTTCCGAAATCTTTTAACCTatctcaataagtaaaaaataattcactttCTTTAAACTACGAGCTGATCAAGCTGCATCTGCTCAAGCCAAGCTCCTAAAACAGAATGATCAGTTGATTCACTTTGAGAATTAGAATTCAAACCTTCACCGGATGCTGCAGCCCTTGAGACTGGAACTGCAAAATTCTCTTCCGTCATCTCAGTTGGTGACTCCTTAACTAATGATTGGACCCATGACAAATCAGGCTCCTCCCCATTGTTAGCAAGCTCAAACGATGATGATCTCCTTAGTCGCCCCACTTCATCTCTATTAACCAAAAAATCCAATTTTCCATTTGGGGATGATCCCCAGTTTGCCCAAGAATCCGCAGGAGAACCAACAATGGAGGCATGGTTATTGCTTCCAAGATCCCTCGAGCTGAGGCTGCGCAGCTGCTGATGCTGCTTCTCACGCTGAGCAAATGCAGAGAGATGAGAACCCATTGGGGAGATTGGCTCCACATTTCTTGGAGACATCCTTCCTGGGGATGGGATACCAAATGAAGCCTGTAAAAAAGGGTGATCGACATTTTTTGGGGAGAAAACATTTGTGTTGATGGGCGATAACATGCCCTGCTGCTGTTGGAATTGATTAAGAACAGCAGATTTGTGAGTAGGAGAAAAAACAGCAGAAGCTGCAGCATCAGAATACCGGGGGGACAGAGAGATCTCAGCAGAAAATAGCTCTTCAAGGTTTGAAGGTGTTAGTGTCTTGGATCGACCTGGACGGTTAGCAGAGACATTATTTGACCAGGACTGTGAAAAACAAGTCAGGTCATTTAAAGGATGTTGCCGGGCATCAAAATCCAGCATCACATTCATATCATCAGGCAGAATGTCTCGAGCACTAAGGGAAGATCTCAAGCGACTGGATTGAAGGTTGCTTCCTGGAAGATTAAGGGTTGGTACATTTGGATGGGGCCACGCCATAACTGAGTGTGAAATGCCATTATTTGCAGATGGAGACATAGGTTGAGCAAATGGAGAAGGCGACATGGCAGATATTGATGATGGAGACCCCGGTAAAAGGCTCATTGCAGCAGCCATGTCCATGACACTATGAGCAGAGGCAGACGTGCGGGGAGATGGGACAGCAGATCCAGTGGATACATACAATGGACGGAGCTCCTCAGCTGTGTGAGCAAAAAAACAGACCCGTCTATTGCAGCCGGTACCATCCTTGCACAGCCGGGTCCGGTATTGAGCCGGGTGCAGCCAGCACTCAAAAACTCCATGAGCATATTCACACATATCAGCACGCCTACAAGCGCCCTTCCGGAAATCAGGGCAAGGGACACAGCTATAATGGTACTTCCTTGGGTCTCTTCTCCGAGCATTTTCTCCAGGGTGCACAAAAGGGCACTCAGTCCAGTCATGTGAGTAAGCTCGAGAACAAGGGCGAACCTTGAATGAAAACATGCGAAATTCATCCGTCGCATAGATACTATTTTTAATGTCAGGGAGTGACGGATCCACAGGGTACTCTTTCTTCTCCAATGCAGAACTAACAGTTGTTTCATAAAACTTTGAAGCCATTGGAGAAGATACCATCCCTGAAGGAGAAGATGGCAATACGTTTTCTGGGGATGACGAAAGGGCTGGTGAGTCAGAACAAGAGGAACTACTAGATACTTGTAGATTGCGCTCACAAACAGAGCCAACAGAAGCACTGTTAGAAAGGAGTTCTTCAAGAGCCACTCTCATGCTCTGCAACATTGGAGGAACAACAACAACATCGATTGGGCGGAGGCCATTGGAATCAGTATGATTTGGATTGGCACCCATTAATAAAAGCATCTTAACAACATTAACTGCGTTAACTGATCCACCAGAAGCAGCACAGTGAAGAGCAGTGGTTTTATCTTGGCCACACGAGAAATTTACATCCGCCACAGAATgcgatattataaatttaacaaCATCAACACTGCCATAGGTAGCAGCAACCATTAATGGAGTTCTATGTTCGAGAACAATCTGCTTTGAGCCTTTCTGGCGTACATACCAGAGTCCAGCCTCATCAATTGAAGCATCCATCTCTGCATATCGCTTAAAGCCTTCAACATCATTATTAGCAGCAAGATCAAGTAAGCTGAAAAGAGAATCTTCAGTTTGAGCAGCTAGGTTATTCATTTCTTTGGTGTTAGATGTGGTCTCTACAGTTATCCCAGATGGAGTGGATGACGATTTAGATTGCTCCGGGCCACTGCACATGCTTCAATTAGCTGGAACATGGCATCCAAATAGGAAAAAAACTGTATTAGAATTCATTTAACTGAAAGGACAATATCAAACCTAAAGAAAACATATTGGAAATGGATGCACGTCCATATCCATATCTTGTGTCTAACAATGTAGCAGAAAATTTTCAGGCCTCCTGATTGAAAGAAgacaacaaataaatcaaatcaactGACCCAATTGTTCCTCATTTCTAGGAGTAGCGcagaaaatttcatattttcttttccttcctaaGATTGccccagaaaaaaaataaataaaactttaagaGAATGGAAAAAACTACTGGAATTGTATTCCTCGGTGAAATTGCAAGTTACAAGTTCAATGAGTCACAATCTCTGGACTGAGCCAACAAAGACCTaagcaaattatatattttccacacaaaaaaaaCATTACCTTGTTTTCCTTTCCGAAATTTTCCCAGGCAAAAAGAGCAATGGAAAACTAACAGAAACATGGAAAGCTATCAATCAATTCTCAGAGTCCATAAACTCATGAAGGGGAAAAAGTGGAAATTGGTAATCGTGCAATACCCAAACTCATACGAGAACCTACAAATAGCTCTCGAATCATAACTAATTTAAAACACATCTACTTATGAAGTAAAGTTAGCAAAGAAACAATTATTCACCAAATTATATTCCTTAAACTCAAGAATTTAGTAGATAGCCCTTACCAGGAGCAGAAACCCGAGCAAAAAATCAACAACGAATCTTACAGTTCAGGTCATGCATTAGATCTGCGGTAATCTACCGTCATCTAGATTTAGATCTATTATAGCAATGGTCCTCTGGAAAAAGAGAACACATAATCGTACTTGTTCTTCTCAAACAAAAACGAAGATCTTCCTAATATCACGAGAAAGaatataaatagaaactcatactctcttaaaaaaacgtaatatttttccaagagagagaaaaaaaaaatcagacaaaaaatgaagaatttgtAAATCACTCAAATACATGATTCATTCCGCTCCAAAATCACCGAATGTTGGAGGAAAATTTTTTCGAAAAAGTGTATACTTTCGgactaaaaagtaaaattcaacTTCCAGGTTTTCCCGACTTCTAATCAAGCGGACTcaagttaaaactttatatTACAGTCGGtcgaaacaataaaaattaaacattccagataatttttcctcttttcctccatttttgtCCACCTTTCCCggaaaccaaacaaagaaagcaattCAAGATCAGACGAAAAAACACCTTCACACAATCACTTAAAAATGCATAGAATTCAAAATCAGAGACAGCGACTTGGATTGACTACAAGTGCTTGAACTATTCcagtaaaacaagaaaattaccAACGAATACTGAAGACCAATGAATGACAGAACTCACAAATATCCCTATGTAAAATACTGTATATTGGAAATAAATTCCCTTCGAAGCAAACAGAGGCAGATAAAAATTCCAAACACGAAGCGCTGTAGAATATAAAACTCACCGATTATCAGTACGGGATCAAAGTTAAACAAAAGATCTAGAGGGGTAAATGAGCTAGAAGCACGGCTCGCTCATCGATGAAGCGGCGAAACTGTCTGGAAGAGAGAACAATACAACAACAACAGCgaagaagaagataaggaaGAGCGACAAATTGTAGCTTCCATTTCTATCAACAATAAATAGTGTCGAAGAAACAAAGGAGAATGGGAGAGAATCggggagagaaaagaaagtgaaatgGAAATGGAcgaaataaagagaaaattggGGCGAACGAGGTGGGGGATATAGGACAGGGACGAGCGATGAAATGAAATGGCATTGAAATGCACGAGAGATGAAGTCCAAGTTTGAAGTGGGGGAGGGGAACGGGTGACTGATTGGGCCGGTGGGAGGGAAAAGGGGACAGACTTGCAGAGGAGGCAGACGGTGTTAGTGGAGGAGAGTGGGTGACCGGTGGAGTAGGTGGACAGTGGAGTGGACGTGTTGGAGATGGAGTAAAATAGATTGGAATTGGGGGGGTTTGGAGTCCACAAATGATAAGCTGCGACgtgttatttatattatataataaatcagTTATAATGCATTTGACGAATTTGTGCAAAGGAAGACCGCCTCGTTCCTAGATGAGATacgattaaaattaaaaattaaaaattaaaaattaaataaaatattattaaaatatatttttttaatattattataattttaaattttaaaaaaattaaattatttataaactcacattaactcatcttatcttaattattataatttttttaatttttatataaaatataataaataatttaatttttttaaattttaaaataaaaataatattaaaatattttattttattttactatttataaatatctcaactcatatttatttatataacaaataaaatgagttgaaatgaattataaGAATAGGAAGTATGTAGCGGCATCGAGTCCAAGGTAAACAGagacattgttttttttttttacctgttatgtgttgttttgtttactgaataaaaatatgattaatagtttataaataataataaagtcaaAAACAGATATTGTATTTTGTCGAGACCCTATCCTGTTTGTGGACACAGCATTTTTGCCATGTTTTTCCCAAAAGATAGTGAACATGGAAACTCAATATTAGATAATatacaacaaataaatattactaatttatcATTTGAATACTTCACATTGATATGTCATATGACCCATCTCTGATATAGACGGTGAAAAAGTCTTGGATTTGAATTTGACTTAAAAGAACAAGTCATGCTATGCACACTGCACACACTGATGTTGTACATAAATAGAGATATAAACACTGATTTATTgttcatgtttttatttgtatcattttttttaaatcaattctatatatatatatatatgtgtgtaagAAAATGAGGCTGTCAAGGACAAAGTTATTCGTTGAAGATTGGCTTTTTCATGTTAAGAGTGACGTGGCAAATTGGTTGTTTAGTGTtcactcatttaaaaatgagAATTAGAACATGTGTCAACCATTAAAGATAATGTCTAACttagtataatttgatttaggtTTATGTTTGATGATTAAAAATgagaatccaaacctctccgaagttgaaatgggttgagataatttatgaatagtagaataaaaattaaattatttattatattttgtgtataaatttaaaaaaattattttagaatctgaaaaagttaaattgtttattaaattttgtttaaaaatttaaaaaaattataatgataaaatgagatgaattaaagtaaattttaaatccaaacatctcctcgACACATGTCCCATATACATACAATACGTACCATGCATGTCTTTTTGTAGCTAAGGTGTTGGATAATGCCACCTCAACAACCTTAGAAAAACAAGGTAGATAGAGATTAGCAAAGAACAACCCCACCTTTTTCAAAAGCTTTTCTTGGTCCCTTTTAACCACCaatctagctagctatctaGTACTACTGGACTTTCTTATCAAGCATCAGATCCACGAATGTGAAAATGACCCATATTTTGGCCATTTCAATTAGCTCCCTCTACTGGGAACCAATCccaaactttaaattttttttttttttggctctttTTCTCATCACCGCACACTTGGCATGTTCCATAATTCATTAATTCTTccttataaataaatgaattctaaaGGCCCacttaaaaggaaaaagtcGAAAGAACCCAAACAAGTAACCGGAAccgttaaaaacaaaaagggcCCAATCCAGCAGGCCCATAAAAGGGAGACCGGTAGCACGGTAGATAAAGGGGCCAGAACAATGATAGTTACATGGCCGTTTCGCGGGCAGCTGGTTGCGTGGCAgtcttttgaaaaagttatgagaaatctctctctctctcttttttctttttttttttcttaataaaaagtaataaaaaatttaattataaacgaTTTTGAGTATTAATACgtttatttattcaaattaattagtcagaaaatagattttattaaaaataatgttaatttaaatttagaatataaaaacaacaacattaatacgCAGATTAGTACGCAAACTTACTTatacatagcaaaactcaaaaagTAATTTGTTATAGtggattttaattaatttaacgtttgaaaacatcactttGCACAAAAGTTGGCATGAAATTTGTAGGGAACCTTTCCATATATACAAGTACGTACTACGTACAAGGagcttaattagaaaaaaagaccccaaaaagaaggggaaaaaacacACACTGATTacttctaaattaattattttttttggttgggtATTAGTAGTTGATGAGTACATGATACAAACCGTAACTTGggatccatgcatgcatgcataaaagtGGCGGGAGTTGTTTAATTCTAATTCTGCCtacggaaaagaaaaagaaaaagaaaaatcacactCTCCAAAAGCACGTGCACTAATTaactaactaattaattaattatatatgattccTTGGCGCTGATCCCTTCATACAAAGTTTATGTGCAAGTTGCTTCAATCCCTTATTCATGTGGGccttcttctcatttttctccGCTAATTTTCTCTCTGCCTCTAATTCCTCCTCTTCCAACTGCAAACACAGCTGATCATACAAATACAAGGAAGGAAGCTCATCATATATAAtcagatcaacatatatatatatatatatataaacactccTTCATGATCGATCAAACTAGTGttagtatgcatgcatgcattaataattaattaattggttcaatttcatattttttgttttcgttACCTTTAGCACACGGTCCTCTACTAGTTCAAGCCTCTCGATGAGCGTTCCTTTGACTTCAGTCTCAATTATGACGTGCTCGATCGGACGGCTTTTCTTCTCCAGGCTCTTTGGGGAGAGATCCGTGGATGATGCATGGCCGTCGCTCGTTTGGGTCCCGCTTGATGCGATTGATGCACAAGAGCTCTTTGGGGATGATCTGACGTTGCAACCTCTAATTTCCTCCAAATGCCTCAACTGATCATCATCgtgccaaaaaaaataaataaaaaatgttatacaaCATGaaacatacacatatatacaaaAAGCTTTTTACGAACACCCACCATGT is drawn from Juglans regia cultivar Chandler chromosome 5, Walnut 2.0, whole genome shotgun sequence and contains these coding sequences:
- the LOC108988076 gene encoding zinc finger CCCH domain-containing protein 30-like, encoding MCSGPEQSKSSSTPSGITVETTSNTKEMNNLAAQTEDSLFSLLDLAANNDVEGFKRYAEMDASIDEAGLWYVRQKGSKQIVLEHRTPLMVAATYGSVDVVKFIISHSVADVNFSCGQDKTTALHCAASGGSVNAVNVVKMLLLMGANPNHTDSNGLRPIDVVVVPPMLQSMRVALEELLSNSASVGSVCERNLQVSSSSSCSDSPALSSSPENVLPSSPSGMVSSPMASKFYETTVSSALEKKEYPVDPSLPDIKNSIYATDEFRMFSFKVRPCSRAYSHDWTECPFVHPGENARRRDPRKYHYSCVPCPDFRKGACRRADMCEYAHGVFECWLHPAQYRTRLCKDGTGCNRRVCFFAHTAEELRPLYVSTGSAVPSPRTSASAHSVMDMAAAMSLLPGSPSSISAMSPSPFAQPMSPSANNGISHSVMAWPHPNVPTLNLPGSNLQSSRLRSSLSARDILPDDMNVMLDFDARQHPLNDLTCFSQSWSNNVSANRPGRSKTLTPSNLEELFSAEISLSPRYSDAAASAVFSPTHKSAVLNQFQQQQGMLSPINTNVFSPKNVDHPFLQASFGIPSPGRMSPRNVEPISPMGSHLSAFAQREKQHQQLRSLSSRDLGSNNHASIVGSPADSWANWGSSPNGKLDFLVNRDEVGRLRRSSSFELANNGEEPDLSWVQSLVKESPTEMTEENFAVPVSRAAASGEGLNSNSQSESTDHSVLGAWLEQMQLDQLVV
- the LOC108987662 gene encoding uncharacterized protein LOC108987662, with protein sequence MAIVEEPITFRLDRLDNMLRHLEEIRGCNVRSSPKSSCASIASSGTQTSDGHASSTDLSPKSLEKKSRPIEHVIIETEVKGTLIERLELVEDRVLKLCLQLEEEELEAERKLAEKNEKKAHMNKGLKQLAHKLCMKGSAPRNHI